The window TAGCTGGTGGCGGCCAGCACCCTGCCGTCCGGCAGCCAACCGGCCACGCGGGTGGAGGGGCGCCCCCAGGTGGTCAGGCGTCGCGGGGCGGAGGAGCCGTCGGCCGCGATCACCCACACCTCGGGGCCACCGGAGGTGCGGGAGGTGTACGCCACCTGCGTGCCGTCCGGGGAGAAGCGCGGGTAGGCCACCGGCGCGCCCTCGTCGGTGAGCCGCCAGGCCCTTCCGCCCGCGAGCGGGGCCAGCCACACATCGTTGGCGGCGGTGAAGGCGACAGTGTCGCCGTGGACATCGGGGTGGCGGAGGTAAGCAGCGTGCGCAGGCGTCATCGACATGCGCTCCACCCTATGCGCGCACGTGGCGCGGGTCATAGCCGCGCGGGGGGTGGTGATCGTTCCGGGAGATGCCCCGGGTGGGTGGTACAGGGCCGGCCGGGATCAGCTGGTCAGGGCCTGGTCCACCGAGTGGAGGGTCATCGCCAGCACGGCCCTGGTGAGGGGGGCGGCATCAACGGTGCCACCCTTGGTGGTGCCCTCTCCGGTGGTGAGGGCCGCCTCGAGCACGGTGGTCGCATCGATCCCTGCACCCGTCAAGGCAGGCTCGAGCAGGGCCGTGACGATGCCGCGGCCGGCCTCCTGGGTGGCGGGCTCGTCGGGGCGGACCCGCAGCTCCGCATCGCCCCACAGCGCGCCCCGACCGTGCAGCCACAGCACCGCGGCGGCGCGCTCCGGATCCTCGGGGACATCGGCCACGGGGGTGGGCACACCGGCCAGGTTCGGGGTGGGGGCACCGGCGAAGCGATGCAGGGCAAGCGCCAGATCCCCCCGGGTGACCACGGCATCCGGGGCGAAGGAGCCGTCCGGGAGGGCCGGCAGCACGTCACTGTCGTGGGCCCAGGACAGGGCATCCTGCGCTGGGTTCGCCGCGGAGGGCGACAGCGCCGCGTCGGTGTCGAGACCATTCGCGCCGCGGCCGGCTCGGCC is drawn from Brachybacterium muris and contains these coding sequences:
- a CDS encoding S-layer homology domain-containing protein translates to MRSSQAPATTAPAPAPAPAPAPATLPGDSQPDSPRRRTLLLAGAGAAALALPVAGAALVLGRAGRGANGLDTDAALSPSAANPAQDALSWAHDSDVLPALPDGSFAPDAVVTRGDLALALHRFAGAPTPNLAGVPTPVADVPEDPERAAAVLWLHGRGALWGDAELRVRPDEPATQEAGRGIVTALLEPALTGAGIDATTVLEAALTTGEGTTKGGTVDAAPLTRAVLAMTLHSVDQALTS